GGCCCCGTTCCGTTCATCCCCGCTGAAACTCCTCGAGCCGGCCCAGACGGCGATGCTCGGCCAGGGCCCTCTCGATGTGATCCCTCGCGACCCGGGAGGCCCTCTCCCCGTCGCCGTCGCAGACGCTCTCGACGAGGGCCTCGTGCTGGGCCAGAACGATGTCGGGCCACTCGAGGCGGGAGAAGAGCCACCGTCGGCTCTGACCGATATAGCGCTCCATGACCTCGGCCAATCCCTCGTGGATGCGCTGAAGGAGGTCGTTGTGGGCCGCCTCGACGACGGTGCGGTGAAGGAGGGAATCCCAGTGGGCCCCCTCGCCGTCCCAGGTCTCCCCCTCGACATGGACCGTCCGGAGGTGGCTCAGGCAGAGCCGGAGACGCTGGACCTCCTCGTCGCTCCGCCTTCGGGCCGCCAGGGCGGCCGTCGGGGCCTCGATGACGGTCCGGACCTCCATGAGCTGCTCCATGGCCATCGAGGGCCAGAGGGAGGCCGGACGAAGGCTGGCCGCGACGTCGGGCAGGCGGCGGACGAAGATGCCCTCGCGCCCCCGCAGTTCGAGATAGCCCTGACACTCGAGGGTGATCAGCGCCTCCCTGAGGAGGTTGCGGCTCACCTTCAGTTCGGCGGCCAGCTCCCGCTCCGGCGGCAGGCGGTCGCCCTTTCCGTAACGGCCCTCGTCGACGGCGGCCGCCAGCCGGTCGATGAGGGCTTTGCGCTTCGTCTCCACGGCATCTTCTCCCTCGAAAGTCTTTTCCGGCTCCGCAGACGGAAAGCCCGTCGGCAGCCGTTGAAGCGCCGTCAGGGCCCCCGCCCCGGAGGGCATCGAAGGGCCGGGCAGCCAGGCCCTTCGCTCTTCCCGGGCCTGTCAAGCCGCGCGCTTTATCCTTGCAGCCCATCGAGGAGCATACTATAATATTTTAGCCTGTGGTAGAACCTTGGTTGAACCAAATTTTGACCCATTCGGGGAGGTCGAAGATTCATGAAACGAATCGCCGCAGTCGCACTGACCTTGGCCGCACTTCTGGCCACGACGGCAGGAGCCCTTGCCGCCACGGAGATCAAGCTGGCCCATGTCGTCAACGAGAAGGACGCCTTCCACGCCTGCGCCCTCAAGTTCAAGGAGA
The DNA window shown above is from Aminithiophilus ramosus and carries:
- a CDS encoding FadR/GntR family transcriptional regulator, translated to METKRKALIDRLAAAVDEGRYGKGDRLPPERELAAELKVSRNLLREALITLECQGYLELRGREGIFVRRLPDVAASLRPASLWPSMAMEQLMEVRTVIEAPTAALAARRRSDEEVQRLRLCLSHLRTVHVEGETWDGEGAHWDSLLHRTVVEAAHNDLLQRIHEGLAEVMERYIGQSRRWLFSRLEWPDIVLAQHEALVESVCDGDGERASRVARDHIERALAEHRRLGRLEEFQRG